One segment of Niabella beijingensis DNA contains the following:
- a CDS encoding RagB/SusD family nutrient uptake outer membrane protein yields the protein MKIKIIILSFFTTMLLAGNFGCKKNFLDKSPEEDITLDSVFTRRSYAERWLAGAYSNIPTMANAADDPTRNPFTGACDEMEITYTRAYSHLLNSGAWSADYFWPDIWGYMYEGIRKTNIFIDNVDRVPMDATEKKTWKAEAILLRAMYHFFLARIHGPIPIADHTYKLDDDFYQIHRSPIDSVIGFIAADCDRAAADLPMKVSLDKIGRVTRATALALKAQALLYMASPLWNGNPDYANVANRDGLKLFPGYDAQRWRAAANAAKQCIDECEAAGYRLYRSSDNDPVKNYQQLFLVRNNEEVLYARLLGFNSHFERCSNPLGYGGFSIFCPLQELVDAYEMDNGMAPIIGYNTDGSPVINTSSGYVETGYATDTKDSSRWRPGIRKMYTNREPRFYASINFSGAEWKGRKIELWNSGKDGKGSAGSDYCISGYLQKKCVDPNSDIIQNRFSLNTFIYYRLGEQYLNYAEALNEAEGPVADVYKYVDAIRNRAGLPGLPAGLSRDGMREKIRHERRIEMAFEAHRYFDTHRWKIAQNLDNKEIHGMNIAAGTGLQDDAFYKRTVIEKRVFVAPKHYLWPIQQAEINKNPNLVQNQSW from the coding sequence ATGAAAATTAAAATAATCATACTTTCTTTTTTTACAACGATGCTCCTCGCCGGCAACTTTGGTTGTAAGAAAAATTTTCTTGATAAATCGCCGGAAGAAGATATTACTCTTGATTCGGTTTTTACAAGAAGGTCTTATGCAGAGCGGTGGCTGGCAGGGGCCTACAGCAATATTCCCACGATGGCCAATGCTGCAGATGATCCCACACGGAACCCGTTCACCGGGGCCTGTGATGAAATGGAAATCACGTACACCCGGGCCTACAGCCATTTATTAAATTCCGGCGCCTGGAGTGCGGACTATTTCTGGCCGGACATCTGGGGCTATATGTATGAAGGCATCCGCAAGACGAATATCTTTATCGATAATGTGGATCGGGTACCAATGGATGCTACCGAAAAGAAGACCTGGAAAGCCGAGGCGATACTGCTGCGTGCGATGTATCATTTTTTCCTGGCCCGGATCCATGGCCCCATTCCGATCGCTGATCATACCTATAAACTGGATGATGATTTTTACCAGATACACCGGAGCCCGATCGATTCCGTGATCGGTTTTATTGCTGCTGATTGCGACCGGGCAGCGGCAGACCTGCCCATGAAAGTTTCACTGGATAAGATCGGCCGGGTTACGCGGGCCACGGCGCTCGCGCTTAAGGCACAGGCATTGCTTTATATGGCCAGCCCGCTGTGGAACGGCAACCCCGATTATGCGAATGTGGCGAACAGGGACGGGCTGAAATTATTTCCCGGCTATGACGCGCAACGCTGGCGGGCAGCAGCCAACGCTGCAAAACAGTGTATTGATGAATGTGAGGCCGCGGGCTATCGCTTATACCGTTCTTCTGATAACGACCCGGTTAAAAATTATCAGCAACTGTTTCTTGTGCGGAACAACGAAGAAGTGTTGTATGCCCGGTTACTGGGCTTTAACAGTCACTTTGAGCGGTGTTCCAATCCCCTGGGCTATGGCGGTTTTTCCATCTTCTGCCCCTTGCAGGAACTGGTGGACGCCTATGAAATGGACAATGGAATGGCTCCGATCATCGGTTACAACACTGATGGATCACCGGTTATTAATACCTCATCCGGATATGTTGAAACCGGGTATGCTACAGATACCAAGGACTCATCAAGATGGAGGCCGGGTATAAGGAAGATGTACACCAACAGGGAACCCCGTTTTTATGCCAGCATCAATTTCAGCGGGGCCGAATGGAAGGGACGGAAAATCGAACTCTGGAATTCAGGAAAAGATGGCAAAGGCTCTGCCGGGTCGGATTACTGCATCTCGGGCTATCTGCAAAAAAAATGTGTGGATCCGAACTCGGATATCATCCAGAACCGGTTTTCATTAAATACATTTATTTATTACCGGTTGGGGGAACAGTACCTGAATTATGCGGAAGCACTGAATGAAGCAGAAGGTCCGGTTGCCGATGTATATAAATATGTGGATGCCATCCGCAACCGTGCCGGCCTGCCGGGATTGCCTGCTGGATTATCCAGGGATGGGATGCGGGAAAAGATACGCCATGAAAGAAGGATCGAAATGGCTTTTGAAGCACACCGGTATTTTGACACACACCGCTGGAAGATCGCACAGAACCTGGATAATAAAGAAATCCACGGTATGAACATAGCTGCGGGAACAGGTTTGCAGGACGACGCTTTTTATAAAAGGACCGTTATCGAAAAAAGGGTCTTCGTGGCGCCCAAGCATTATCTGTGGCCGATCCAGCAGGCAGAAATCAATAAGAATCCGAACCTGGTGCAGAACCAGAGTTGGTAG
- a CDS encoding SusC/RagA family TonB-linked outer membrane protein, with amino-acid sequence MKSDFFGCLSRRPGIFVRYLLLWGLFQLMAAALYAAGERKTAVTAGIPLWQDTVPPESWVLRGTVVNEKDNPLPGASVSVPHTSRGTITDVAGAFMLEVRPGDSLVITYQGYVTQELLPGIQRSIAIKMQPDLEEQKMNEVVVVGYGTQKKVTVTGAVSSVSVSNVQRIATPSLSNALAGSMPGIITRQSSGEPGYDGAQIFIRGFGTWNNRNPLILVDGVERDINLVNVQEVESITMLKDASATAVYGVQGANGVILITTKRGVQGKPKVVFRTENAVLTALRLPDYINGWEYASLINEASVRSGRAPAYTEDQLQKFKDGSDPYLYPDVNWTDVALKKKTTQTINNLGITGGGDVAKYYVNLGYSILNGIYKEDPSNPYPTNAQMKRYDFKSNVDINVSKSINIQMGIGGIFQKGNYPGTGAPDIFSAIKITSPINYPVTNPDGSVAGRSTSYLQNNPWALLTRSGYSTQERNTVQGTVVAKWDLSSLVTKGLNLRALFSYDHLYHNFVDRRKTFGIKELTGYDADGAGIYKTIREEQPMGFGTNNAANRNFYQELSLNYNRSFGAHTVTGLLLGNRREEVWLVANSSVNNLPRRRQGLATRLTYAYDTRYLLEFNAGYNGSEQFPPGKRFGFFPSVSAGWVVSNEKFWNSGFISSLKLRGSYGKVGNDKVRDDVRRFLYITRINTTTAQSTWFGENQAWLPGIEESDIGLADVTWEVATKSNLGIDLELLNGQLTLQLDGFREYRKGILIQRNVIPRVTGFFPWTIPYGNLGEAKNYGIDGVVEWKKNYQSSFFYNLRGTITYARSFVEKNDDPPARYSYQSYVGLPIDQPMGLVAIGFFKDQADIDNSPLQKYMEQVRPGDIKYQDTNGDGVIDDFDRVPIGYPRTPQLVYGVGGTVGYKGFELSLFFQGVAMASTFLDEASMYPFHFGVGTYNLMREYYDNRWIPGADNSNARYPAASWENNINNNRTNTLYLKNAAYVRLKSAEVAYSFKIRAIERYGLSGIRAFVNGMNLFTWDHIKVADPEANYGTPTYPLQRSVNLGLQLTF; translated from the coding sequence ATGAAGTCTGATTTTTTTGGATGCCTGTCCAGACGGCCCGGAATATTTGTCCGGTACCTGCTGTTATGGGGCCTATTCCAGCTAATGGCTGCTGCTTTGTATGCTGCCGGGGAGCGTAAGACGGCAGTAACGGCCGGTATCCCGCTCTGGCAGGATACTGTTCCTCCTGAGTCCTGGGTACTTAGAGGAACCGTAGTTAATGAAAAAGACAATCCGCTGCCGGGTGCTTCGGTTTCGGTGCCCCATACCAGCCGCGGAACGATCACCGATGTGGCTGGGGCGTTTATGCTGGAAGTGCGGCCGGGTGATTCGCTGGTCATTACCTACCAGGGCTATGTCACACAAGAGTTGCTGCCGGGTATACAACGGTCCATTGCTATAAAAATGCAGCCGGACCTGGAAGAGCAAAAGATGAACGAAGTGGTGGTAGTGGGGTACGGAACCCAAAAAAAAGTGACCGTAACAGGAGCGGTTTCCAGTGTGTCCGTATCCAACGTGCAACGCATTGCCACACCATCCCTTTCCAATGCGCTGGCCGGAAGTATGCCGGGGATCATTACCCGCCAAAGTTCGGGGGAGCCGGGTTACGATGGTGCCCAGATCTTTATCCGGGGCTTCGGTACCTGGAACAACCGGAACCCGTTGATCCTGGTAGATGGAGTGGAACGGGATATCAACCTGGTGAATGTTCAGGAGGTGGAGAGCATTACGATGCTAAAGGATGCATCCGCTACCGCCGTTTATGGCGTGCAGGGCGCCAACGGGGTGATCCTGATCACGACCAAGAGAGGCGTCCAGGGAAAACCCAAAGTGGTGTTCCGGACGGAGAATGCTGTGCTGACCGCACTCCGGCTGCCTGATTATATCAACGGATGGGAGTATGCATCACTGATCAACGAGGCGTCAGTACGTTCGGGAAGGGCGCCGGCCTATACGGAGGACCAGCTGCAGAAATTCAAAGACGGATCTGATCCGTACCTGTATCCTGATGTAAACTGGACCGATGTGGCCCTGAAAAAGAAAACCACACAAACCATCAACAACCTGGGCATAACGGGCGGCGGTGATGTTGCAAAATATTATGTGAACCTGGGCTATAGTATCCTGAACGGTATCTATAAGGAAGATCCTTCCAATCCGTACCCCACCAATGCGCAGATGAAACGCTATGATTTTAAATCGAATGTGGATATAAATGTTTCGAAATCCATCAATATCCAAATGGGTATCGGCGGCATCTTTCAGAAAGGGAACTATCCGGGTACCGGCGCTCCCGACATTTTTTCTGCCATAAAAATAACTTCGCCTATTAATTATCCTGTTACAAACCCGGATGGTTCTGTTGCCGGACGCAGTACCTCCTATCTGCAGAATAATCCCTGGGCGTTGCTGACAAGATCGGGATACAGTACACAGGAACGGAATACCGTACAGGGTACTGTGGTGGCAAAATGGGACCTGTCATCCCTGGTTACAAAAGGACTGAATCTGCGCGCGTTATTTTCATACGATCATTTATACCATAATTTTGTCGACCGCCGGAAGACCTTTGGTATAAAAGAACTCACCGGTTATGATGCCGATGGGGCAGGTATCTATAAAACCATCCGCGAGGAACAACCCATGGGTTTTGGAACCAATAATGCGGCCAACCGGAACTTTTACCAGGAGTTGTCCCTGAACTACAACCGGAGTTTTGGTGCGCATACCGTTACCGGCTTATTACTGGGCAACAGGAGAGAAGAAGTATGGCTGGTCGCCAATTCTTCTGTCAACAACCTGCCCCGCCGCCGGCAGGGCCTTGCCACAAGGCTGACCTATGCATATGATACCCGGTACCTGCTGGAGTTTAATGCGGGATACAATGGTTCAGAGCAGTTCCCGCCCGGAAAGCGGTTTGGCTTCTTTCCTTCGGTGTCTGCCGGCTGGGTGGTCAGCAATGAAAAATTCTGGAACTCCGGCTTCATCAGCAGTTTGAAGCTGAGAGGTTCCTATGGTAAAGTAGGGAATGATAAAGTACGTGATGATGTGCGGCGGTTCTTATACATCACCCGGATCAATACCACCACTGCCCAGTCTACCTGGTTCGGGGAAAACCAGGCCTGGCTGCCGGGCATCGAGGAATCCGACATCGGACTTGCAGATGTTACCTGGGAGGTGGCCACCAAATCAAATTTAGGTATCGACCTGGAACTGCTCAATGGTCAACTGACCCTGCAGCTGGACGGGTTCCGGGAATACCGTAAGGGCATATTGATACAACGGAATGTGATCCCAAGGGTTACCGGCTTTTTTCCGTGGACCATTCCTTACGGCAACCTGGGTGAAGCGAAGAATTATGGTATCGACGGTGTGGTGGAATGGAAGAAGAATTACCAAAGCAGCTTTTTTTATAACCTGCGGGGAACGATCACATACGCCCGGAGTTTTGTTGAAAAGAACGATGATCCGCCGGCAAGGTATTCTTACCAGTCTTATGTAGGATTGCCGATCGACCAGCCGATGGGGCTGGTGGCTATCGGGTTCTTTAAAGATCAGGCAGATATTGATAACAGTCCCCTGCAAAAATATATGGAGCAGGTAAGACCGGGGGATATCAAATACCAGGATACGAACGGGGATGGGGTCATTGATGATTTTGACCGTGTACCCATTGGTTATCCCCGCACGCCGCAACTGGTATATGGAGTGGGAGGAACGGTGGGATACAAGGGATTTGAACTGAGCCTGTTTTTCCAGGGGGTTGCCATGGCAAGCACTTTCCTGGATGAAGCCTCCATGTATCCCTTTCATTTCGGGGTAGGTACCTATAACCTGATGCGCGAATATTATGACAACCGCTGGATACCGGGTGCCGATAATTCCAATGCCAGATATCCTGCTGCATCCTGGGAGAATAACATCAATAACAACCGGACCAATACCCTGTACCTGAAAAATGCGGCATATGTACGGCTGAAAAGTGCAGAGGTGGCGTATAGCTTTAAGATCCGCGCAATTGAAAGGTACGGCCTTAGCGGGATCCGCGCTTTTGTAAATGGTATGAACCTGTTCACATGGGATCATATCAAAGTGGCTGACCCTGAAGCGAATTATGGTACCCCCACTTATCCTTTGCAAAGAAGCGTCAATTTGGGGCTGCAACTTACATTCTAA